In Plasmodium coatneyi strain Hackeri chromosome 5, complete sequence, a genomic segment contains:
- a CDS encoding Got1 domain containing protein, with amino-acid sequence MLDENKTAGLLLFFLGIASGTFIGFLFQGYGIYKLFFSFLPNIVNFVKYSPLSFILEIPGIKQLADYIMNNKRLPI; translated from the exons atgttagaTGAAAACAAAACGGCAGGATTGCTACTCTTCTTCTTAGGAATAGCATCAGG GACATTTATTGGCTTCCTCTTTCAAGGCTATGGCATATACaagttatttttctccttcctgccGAATATTGTTAATTTTGTGAAATATTCCCCCCTCAGTTTTATTCTGGAAATTCCGGGCATAAAGCAGCTGGCTGATTACATCATGAATAATAAGCGCCTGCCGATTTGA
- a CDS encoding Bet3 transport protein, protein MSKDKYQKQGDAIFAKLEKVNSELLSLTYGALVSQLLKDLELVDEVNEQLEKMGNNIGIRLIEEFLAKSDISFCEDFEETVEVIAKVAFKMFLGISGNVTCVDKETNVYSITFDRNPLSDFVELPKSLSSLNYCSLLCGVIRGALEQIRIKVNCYFVKDMLKGDDYYEIYIQLLEVMKEEILNDEES, encoded by the exons ATGTCGAAAGATAAATATCAAAAACAAGGAGATGCCATCTTTGCCAAACTGGAAAAAGTG AACTCAGAGCTGCTCTCGTTGACCTATGGCGCTCTCGTCAGTCAACTTTTAAAGGACCTCGAACTGGTGGACGAAGTTAATGAGCAGTTGGAGAAAAT GGGAAATAACATAGGCATACGACTGATTGAGGAATTTCTGGCCAAGTCGGACATTTCGTTTTGTGAAGACTTTGAGGAGACCGTGGAGGTCATAGCGAAG GTAGCATTCAAGATGTTCCTCGGCATAAGCGGCAACGTGACATGCGTAGACAAAGAGACGAATGTGTACTCCATAACATTTGACCGGAACCCGCTAAGCGATTTTGTGGAGCTTCCCAAGTCTTTGTCGTCCCTGAATTATTGCAGCCTGCTGTGTGGGGTTATCCGGGGAGCCCTCGAGCAG ATCCGCATAAAAGTGAACTGCTACTTTGTGAAGGACATGCTGAAGGGAGACGACTACTACGAGATTTACATTCAGCTACTGGAG gttatgaaggaagaaattttaaatgacGAAGAGTCGTGA